TGGGATAAGTTGAGAACGTGAAGAGCTCTAAGATCACCGATTGCATCTGGTATCTCCCcttgaaaattattacaagAGAAATCAATTGATGTAAAGATTGTCAAAATCTTCGCCAACTCCTGTTCTACCccttttattattactttcaCTGTTGCAAGGTAGTATTCAACACCAAATCCAAATCTTCTGTCGTAGTGATTGTAGTCACTTTCTAGGCGTGCGTCCTTTTCTAGCATCATTCCCCAAAAGCTCTTTGTGTACAGATAACCAGTGAAATTGTTAGAAGCTATATCAATGATTTGGAGATCTTTCCAGCTTCTGCTACATCTTACTTGTCCATGGAATCTGTTAGAGCGCAAGACAAGCACACGCAAGCTAGATGGCAGCATGCATGGGAAACCATCATAGATGTTGTTATTTCTAACATTCAAGACCTGTAACGATTTGCAATTGGCCAGGGACACTAGGAGCCTCCCTTCTAAATAGTTCTGACTCATATCCAAAATTTTTAGACTACAATAGATAGAAAATGTGTCCGGTATATGGCCACTGATGTTGTTCCCCCCAAGATTCAACACCGCAAGGTGCTCAACTTTTTCCACCAAACAAGGCAGTATGCTCCCGCTCAATCTATTGGCAGACAAGTCAAGAACATCAAGTCGAGTAGCAGTGCAAAAGGATGTCGGAATAGCTCCACTTAGGCTATTGTTCGAAAGAGACAAGTAAATTAGATAGTCAGTGGAGTTAACAATGTTAGGTGGAATGGACTTTTCAAAGTTGTTATTAGAGTAATCTATATAGTTAGCATCTTGGGGTAGAGGGGGCAACTCCCCCTGGAGTATGTTTGAGTGTAAGTCCAGATAACTAAGTGAACTAGGAAAGTGGTATGGCTTCTGCAGACTAACCAACAGATTCGAAGAATGATCCAAATGGGTAAGTGCTCCATTACCAATTTCCCAAATCCAATTAGGTACTTCCCCAATTATCCTGTTGTTTGAGAGGTCCAACATCTGCAGCATGTATTGATTTGTAAGATCAGGAATATTATGTAGGTTGCAAGAAGCGAAGCTAGGGCTAAAGAATAGCTGGGGAAACATTGAGAAATTTGTATTAGTGATGCTTGTgtcaaaagataaattattgtaagaAAGGTCAGGTCATATAAGACTGTGTAGCCTTTGCAACTTTCCTAGTTGAACTGTGCCATTGAAGAAGTTGCCAGAAAGGTCAAGAATTTCAAGCCTTTCTAGTGTGAAGAATGAATTGGGAATTTGCCCTTCCAGTTTATTATTGCTTAAATCTAGCACAAGTATGTTAGGAAAatgtaaagttgaaaattcataaactCGACCACTTAACTGGTTGTAGGAAAGGAAAAGTATTTGTAGTGAAGGAAGACTAAAGAGACACTTGGGGATGCTCCCACTAAGTGAATTAATACTAAGGTCTACAGATTGAAGGTTCTTGGACATATAAAATGGTGGGATTGAACCGGTGAAAAAGTTCCAGGATAAGTCCACATGAATTAGCTTAGTTAGGGTAGAAATCATGGATGGAATAGGTCCAATGAAGCTGCAGAAGTTCGTATCTATCTCAGATAACATGCTAAGATTACCAATAGAATTTGGTAATGGGCCTGAGAAGTTAGTATATCGAAGCAACATAGTCCTAAGAGATGCATTTCGATGAAATTGTGGTATGGAGCCAGTGAGGAACACATTGTAGGATAAATCAAGATTCTCTAGGGTAGGTATTTGGATGATCATATTAGGGAATGAGCCTCTTAAATCACATCCACTGAGAGACAAGGTAGTTAGATGTGAGAAGTTAGCAAAGAAATTAAGAACTGCTGACGACATCTGAATGCCATCGAGATAAAGCTCTCTTAGCCCGGTTAGATTCTGAAGAAGCATCTTCAAATTCAGATCTTCAATTTCTAGACTGTTATAACCGAGTTTATATGAGAGATCAAGAGTGACCAATCTCCTCATTAGTGAAACTTCAATTGGAACCTGTCCACGAAAACCAGCATCTGATAAATTCAAATGCATCAAATGTTTGAGGTTGAGAATCCCACTTGGAATCTGACTTCCAAAGTCATTCCCAGCCAAGTTTAGCTTCTCCAGGTACCGAAGGCCGGAAAGACTTGACATGTTATGAATCCCACCCGAAATTCCCTCCCCATCGAGCTGCAAATTGATCACATGCCCCACACCATCACATTCCACACCGTCCCAGTTGCAACAATCTTGAGTCTGATTCCAGAGCACCAGTTTTAGTGATTGAGTGCTGTTGAATATAAGATCGCTCTTCaattcaaacaacaaacttCTCTGATCCTCCAGGCATTGGCTGTAAGCATTTTGAATAAAACAATTAGTTATGCAAAATATTGAAAGTATGAAGATGAAGCAGAAGAAAGACTGAGAATACAAAGAAATTCCCATAGTGAAGGATGGCTGCACGAACATGAGTTAGTGGCAGGTGGCTTTAAATTGACTTCCATGTTTCTTACACGCCGATGACTTTCAAAGTCTTTATATGGTGAGTTTGTTCTTTTaacacaaattattaattatcagtGAGTGTCTTATAAAtgtagagaaataaaaatagtagaaaataaccaaatagtgaaaatatcataattaaatttgataatcaaATGCAGAAATAATAATCATGGccaaacaaaatcaatgtgaaaatttaaatttttatcatggttaattaatattttgtcatgatttttagctatagttaaaaaatatcatgattttaatttagtcatgttttaaattaatttatgattaatattctggcttcatttttattttttaataatagatttttttttatttcttacaaaaataaaaatgataggaaaattttattttaatatacataataaatagttgtaaaattaaaattatttttatttcaaataatttttaggcTCTACttactatttttgaaattaaattttatttgatctaaaatatatcaatatttgagcacaaattataattatttagattCGAGATAAACTGTAGcaactattaattttgttttaaattgaatttttcctattaattgtctaaaaatattttaatatatttttaccataaaatgaagatataaattttaattttatttctataatttatccaagtgtaaataattttaatttaaaaattaatttattaattaattaaaaaattatctaatagttttactcaaaaaataaattttaccttttatagTTTGtgctcaaatattaatatatttttagactaaataaaatttaatttagaaaatagtGAGATAGATCCTAGAAattgtttgaaataaaaataattataattttagaactatttatgatatatattaaaataaaattttctaatattttgaattttgtaaaaaatatagtttgtggagaaaattgatcaaaatattttttccttttaatggTACaaagtacatttttttttgtaccaataaacaatatttttgaaatcaaaatcagTCTCACGTGAGCCAATAGGAGTTACAGCCGTTAACGGCTATGTGCAGACATATGGCCTCTGCCGTTAACTTAGGATCAAAAAGGcgtgtttttgtattttatggtaTCAAAAGCGACACTTGTAATAATTATgctaccaaaaataaaaataatattttttaacggatcaaaaaagaattttatccTCATACAAAGttatatatctaaattaaaaaaaaaaaacataataatgaGAGTCTCTTTTGGCTTGACTGAGCTTGGGACCAATAATTAAGTCAAGTCAATATGCTTCATGTACCCATTTCTTAACCTTTTTACACTCCATTTTGATTTAGAGACTTTCGACTATTGAATATCAGTCATCACCCACAATTGAcaggtaattatttattaatatataggcAATacgaaagaattaaaaaaatataaatattttaaattattcaaacttttacaatataaaaattatgtaataaactagatatacaaatatagtagatcttaaatatttgaattaattttttgtatctcATTATTAAATACTTCATTATCATACATTGGGAGTTTAGATTATACTTAAAAAGActctaaagaaaatatttatttcaattggtAGTCCAGTTCAGTAGAGAGCACTCCCAAAATAATTATCCATCttacaatataattaagtttatttttaacgTGATTGTTCTCCAAACACTATCCAATTTAGCTTTTATCtgcattttgtttcttttacaAATCCTATcctcttgaaatttgttttcgtttaacaaataaattcttctgttagttaaaattcatcgaatttttttatattaatttaaattaatgaagaaacttatttgttagatggaaacaAACCTCAATGATGGTAAATGTAATGTCCCAaggtataaaaaaattatacataattatactaaattttagagGAGGTGAGTGCAATTATCCCTTCTACTAATCTCTAATGAAGAACGTAAAAACCCCCTCCTATCAGACtcttttattaaagtaaactTACATGATATCTCGAATTAATTAGTGttctaatttatataacacaaaataaaaaaatgggcatttttaatgtttaactttggaataaatttctatatgatataatattggTGTAAGAATctaaatacattaaatataattggatattattttgtaagttattattcatattaaattaatgtattatcttcaatgcatttttagttttataattgagATCATTTATGTTTTCGCCTTATAACTTATTAGGATAATACTTTCATCCTacatccttttaatttttgggttaTTATTTACCCTTCTCATATGgccttttaaaatttggctattatttttattaatttgagttctttaactttttagaattacattttgattttatatttttttatttttacaatttaaggccccccccccttttttttggAGTTCACCCTTTCGCTGGTGGTGGTAAACTCCGGctaaaaaaggactaaaattgtgaaaattaaaagatgttTGACCGAAATATCAATCTGAAAAGTTAATGAACGAAAATGCCAAATAACCTatttatgggacaaaaaatacatttaagcctattcaccaaaaaaaaaaggtggaaTTTGGCACGATCTAACCAACCGTTCCAAAGCCTGTTCCATCTTGGAACGGGTTTTGGAATACATCAGGAACGGATATTGATACTTGACGTCAggtgcaatattttttttgggttataaaTTTGGAATGGTCGAACCGTTC
This is a stretch of genomic DNA from Sesamum indicum cultivar Zhongzhi No. 13 unplaced genomic scaffold, S_indicum_v1.0 scaffold00354, whole genome shotgun sequence. It encodes these proteins:
- the LOC110011460 gene encoding receptor-like protein 12 codes for the protein MLQMLDLSNNRIIGEVPNWIWEIGNGALTHLDHSSNLLVSLQKPYHFPSSLSYLDLHSNILQGELPPLPQDANYIDYSNNNFEKSIPPNIVNSTDYLIYLSLSNNSLSGAIPTSFCTATRLDVLDLSANRLSGSILPCLVEKVEHLAVLNLGGNNISGHIPDTFSIYCSLKILDMSQNYLEGRLLVSLANCKSLQVLNVRNNNIYDGFPCMLPSSLRVLVLRSNRFHGQVRCSRSWKDLQIIDIASNNFTGYLYTKSFWGMMLEKDARLESDYNHYDRRFGFGVEYYLATVK
- the LOC105180151 gene encoding probable LRR receptor-like serine/threonine-protein kinase At4g20940 codes for the protein MGISLYSQSFFCFIFILSIFCITNCFIQNAYSQCLEDQRSLLFELKSDLIFNSTQSLKLVLWNQTQDCCNWDGVECDGVGHVINLQLDGEGISGGIHNMSSLSGLRYLEKLNLAGNDFGSQIPSGILNLKHLMHLNLSDAGFRGQVPIEVSLMRRLVTLDLSYKLGYNSLEIEDLNLKMLLQNLTGLRELYLDGIQMSSAVLNFFANFSHLTTLSLSGCDLRGSFPNMIIQIPTLENLDLSYNVFLTGSIPQFHRNASLRTMLLRYTNFSGPLPNSIGNLSMLSEIDTNFCSFIGPIPSMISTLTKLIHVDLSWNFFTGSIPPFYMSKNLQSVDLSINSLSGSIPKCLFSLPSLQILFLSYNQLSGRVYEFSTLHFPNILVLDLSNNKLEGQIPNSFFTLERLEILDLSGNFFNGTVQLGKLQRLHSLI